ttattagtaataaataataatgaattaatactaataaatagtaataaatttataataaatttatagtaataaatagtaatatatttatagtaataaattaatagtattaaatttgatatctatTTTCGGAAGTTTCTTTTCAGATTTtctaaaaatgaattgaaaatttcgaaagtttggaattttttgaaactttcgaaagtttggaattttttgaaactttcgaaattgacttacttcgaatgtttgaaatttttgaaaaatatgtgtttcggaagtttcacattcatccaaattttcgaaattttctGAAAATcttcatttcgaaactttcatattcaaCAAAAGTTCCGAATGATAtgtgtttcggaagtttcaaattcttccaaacttttgaaactttctgGAAATGTtaacttcgaaactttcatattcatcgaaagtttcgaaattggtAATTATTtctgtaaaattatatttcgaaaatttctaatttaacaaaagttccaaatagataataaaactcacttttaattatttcgaaagtttaaaactttcgaatattaagaaattttttgtaactttcgaaagtgggggtgagaaaaaagagtgataaaataaaaagggtaaaatagtcattaaaaaaatgagggGATGGGAGGTAAAAATAGAGGGGTGCACAGTTCTCGAAAATTAGCCATATTGGGCCCAAAGTATTTGCAAATCCATTCAAAAGAAGTAAAAtcgaaaatcaatttttattagatatttttgGACCCTTTTTATGAAAATCATTCAGAGGGAATCATATTTCGAAtttcaatatttcatttttagtctctataactTTTTAACTTCAATCCTAAAAAATTCCGTTTCCGTCTCAACATGATGTGGCTAAATGGTCAAATTTGGACATTTTGAGAAGACCTTctccaaaataaattatacagGGATTAGTTACGGTTTGAACTAGAAGGTTGAAATCTTGAATTTATGGGTGCACATAAATGCACTGCCCGATTTTGATAACATTAGCCCAATTTCTCCACAAAAGGTGTTGTCATGAGTATCAGTTCCGATCCATCCAGTACTATATTTTCAATGGATCCATCTAATCCATCTAATTGTTCTCTTTTTaccattttaataaattaacgataatatttgttattatttattatttttagaaaatatattttcctttCATATAAAATTCTGTTTCTTGACAACCTTTttacaaaacaataaaataaaataaaagtattttttctGATAAAAACACATTATGTTTAAGAGGGAAAAAtgttttatactatttttaaaatagaagtaatcaattaaatattattatttatttgatgtcgCCGGACGCTCGAGCAGCCACTACAACTACAGAGTTTCGGCAGTCACCAAACACcactaatattattaattaaataaataatagattatattattttatcttacttttaattaatataaaaactgATTTTTCTTATCTTCGAAACtgatttttatagtaaaaatgtTCCAGTTTATGTCCAAAAAAAATCCtagtttgaattaaaataattggcattaaagaaaaaacaagcaaaatttcagattttttaaaataataattaatattattttgataaatcattttttttaaattgtaacaaaatcattttttaattgtatagaaaactaattttttttaattataaaaataatactattttctgtaaaaacaacagttttttaattttaaaaaatatttttgaaaataatataaataatatttattaaaaatatctatttataataaataaatgtaattcATTGATTTAGTTACATCCTTATAATTAAATGATTGGATTGAATCCAATTCCCGTCGTGTAAAGTGTGTAAAACGACACATATGAAGGAGGAGATTGTAAAAGACATAGAGAAGATGTTTGGCCTTAACAACGTCGTCCAAATAGTTACAAATGTCAAACAATTCAGAAGTGATAGAATTAAGAACACTTTATTCATTCCAAGAGctattttgaaaaacaatagAATTTTTAACTTTCTAAATAATCCAACAtacaactataaaaaaataatcaattaaaaatcatttttaaatctTAACTTAATTGATAAGttgaatttcaaattcaaacataagaCATCAAAGTTATCTGAATTGTTTactctaaaacaaaaaaattaaaaaccaataaaacaaaaaacaatagatcagaaagtaaaaataaaaaactcttaACAGCAAATTAATACATGCGTATATTGCACAAATCACACTGTACTATAGTCTACACATGAAAAACCTAAGCGTTGGCATTGGTCTGGTGCCTCcctttttccttctctttcacCTCGCTTCCTTGCGTCTTGTCATAATCTTCATGCATAAGAAACATTTCTTAATTAGGCTTAATAATTAATTTCGATCTTTTGGACCCCAACAAAAGcaatatgaaaatcaaaattataaccTGGATGATTTTCATGGACGGACTTATCTTTCTGATTGGTGTTAAGGGATTGGTTTTCACCATATATCCCCCCAAATCCTTCTTCATCACATCTCGTAGCATATCCTTCTCCAAACGAATGTGACATCACATCCCTtcacatattaattaatttcaatctCAGaacatatagaaataaaaaaaaaaactaatcactaaaattaaagaaaaaaatgaccaggataaaaaatgaaatttgacTCATTAAAGACAGTTTTAGTATTTTTTCCCTGAAAAAATtcatagttattttatttttcttagtgacaaaattaaaatattatgataatCATATTCACATCAGTTAATTATTCTcggtttaaaaaattaattgagcAGTGGAGatcaagtaattaataaaaaattaacaaattaaatcagttgagattatcaaatttaaatcagattttaaatatcttctcatttaaaaaaaattaggtgtATTTGCTTAAATATTTTTCGCATaactcttaaaataaataaaaaaatacattttataattataataaacttAACAAAAATTATGAAGATAAAATCATGATcggttaaattaaatatcatacgAAGAGTACACAAAAGTACACctaaattttgtattaaaaaaaacaagaaacaaaAGTCGGTAAATTGATAAATGATATGAAAATTATATGATTCATGTTATTTGAGCTCACCCATGTTTAGTTTCCTCCCTATTAGGCTTCTGAGCCTTGTCCATGTTCTGGGCAGTATCAGGTTTGGTGCAAAATCTAACGGTGGAAGGTTCCCTACAAAGACAAAACTTGGAAGAGAGTGAGCGTGAGAACGAGGCTTGTggatatgttaaaaaagttttaattgtGTGAACCATTGTTTTTGTATGCAAACTTATAGGACACAAAAGAGTCAATATCGGCAGGGGGAAACTGAGGTTAATTAGGATCCGTAATCATACACTAATGTATTCACATCCTATTTCTCCGCTTACTTGCTCTAATTTTTTaggacaattt
This region of Cicer arietinum cultivar CDC Frontier isolate Library 1 chromosome 8, Cicar.CDCFrontier_v2.0, whole genome shotgun sequence genomic DNA includes:
- the LOC101500608 gene encoding uncharacterized protein, whose translation is MVHTIKTFLTYPQASFSRSLSSKFCLCREPSTVRFCTKPDTAQNMDKAQKPNREETKHGDVMSHSFGEGYATRCDEEGFGGIYGENQSLNTNQKDKSVHENHPDYDKTQGSEVKEKEKGRHQTNANA